The following are from one region of the Capsicum annuum cultivar UCD-10X-F1 chromosome 1, UCD10Xv1.1, whole genome shotgun sequence genome:
- the LOC124896981 gene encoding protein FLOURY 1-like, whose translation MLIWYLFFLVFGWFEQLYKVLEFLLLFGLGLRVLQFTWYCKGLNRLLCDFCGKSSELRNECFSKNVFDGKCSEKIKSCKTGLLMNLNLEEEKNDGLLEMDSEKEEYEDECNDEDKVFDVLSLRKMVKMERHRANSACSELEKERMAAATAAEETMGMILRLQNDKSLVEMEAN comes from the coding sequence ATGCTAATttggtatttattttttttggtgtttgGGTGGTTTGAACAATTGTataaagttttggaatttttgttgttgtttggtttagGATTGAGGGTTTTACAGTTTACTTGGTATTGTAAGGGTTTGAATCGtcttctttgtgatttttgtggGAAATCAAGTGAATTGAGAAATGAGTGTTTCTCCAAAAATGTTTTTGATGGAAAATGTAGCGAAAAGATTAAGTCTTGTAAGACTGGGTTGTTGATGAATTTGAActtagaagaggaaaaaaatgatgGTTTATTGGAAATGGATAGTGAAAAGGAGGAGTATGAAGACGAGTGTAATGATGAAGACAAAGTGTTTGATGTTTTGTCGCTGAGAAAAATGGTAAAGATGGAAAGGCATAGAGCAAATTCTGCTTGTTCGGAACTTGAAAAGGAAAGAATGGCAGCAGCTACAGCAGCTGAGGAAACAATGGGGATGATATTGCGGTTACAGAATGACAAAAGTTTAGTTGAAATGGAAGCAAATTAA